Part of the Notamacropus eugenii isolate mMacEug1 chromosome 5, mMacEug1.pri_v2, whole genome shotgun sequence genome is shown below.
ATGGCAATGAGGCTTTCATTCTATAGACAGAAGGGTAGCTGCTGGGATGGAACAAACCTGATCTATTAAAATCCAGATTTACTAAAAAGGTTAATTGGGGGAAGATTATTCACTTTAGAGAACCATAAAATCCCACAGCTAGAAGGGTCCTTAGGTGTCATCTAGTGAAGCTTTTTTTCAGCCTTCTTCCTACTAGAGAGACCCTTCTCCAACAACCCTGATGGAACCAGCAGTGGCCTGAATATGTCATGTCCAGCCTCCTTCCTCACCCATCTCCCGAGGCTCCTCTCATTGAGGTCACTAATGACTCCTTAATGACTCAACCCAATGGCTGTTTTTCCAGGTCTTATGCTCCTTGAACTTATCAGTATTTGATACTTggccccttcttccttctccccactccacACACCCCAAATGATCACAGAACTAGAGCTGGAAGTGATCAGCTAGTCCAAagcacttattttacagatgaggaaactggggcccagagaggttgtgacttgctcaaggtctcacagGAGTATGTAAACTCCCCGTTGTCTTCCTAGTTCTCTGCTCATCCTCTATCCCCCTTCAccacttttccttccttctgttaacaATAATAGTGATTGACATTGACCTTTCAAGTTGGCAAAGCCTCTTGCATGCAGCCTTTTACAATATCagttataaatgtatatgtaaattatttaaattattgacATGCAGTATCTTATTGGAGCTTTACAACCTCCCAGTGAGATGGTTACTATGgaggtattattcccattttacggatgagtaaacttaggctcagagagatgaaattacttcgtccatgatcacacaactagtatcaaAGAGGAAGATAAGAGCTActtgctgactccaagttcaattcTTTGTCCCCTATCTTACCTATATCTGCTGTAACCAAGACATGGGTATCCCCCCACCCAAAGTTCTGCCTCAGCCTGGCTTGGGTCTCTAATTCAAGGCtgagttatattttattttgtactcaAGCTTTCCTGCTCCAATGACCagaatggacagatgaggaaatagttttgtgttaaaaaaataacccccaagcatttattaaactagGTGCTGAGTGTATGTTTGGGGAGTGATGGGAGAGGGGAatgggaagacaaaaaaaaaaaattgaacagtccctgccctcaagaaacttctgTTCTCACAGGAGAGACCACAGGTAAACAATTATGATCAGACAAGATAAGGATTGTAGAAGTGGGTAGTGGTCAAAAAAGGGAGGCACTTTGTGGAGGGTGGGGATAGAGAGGTCAAGAGCAGTTGGGAGGGTCAGGTACTCAATGCACCAAAGGGACACCCTCCCCCCAGACCCCCACTCTGACCCCATCAGAAAACCCAGGGCAAGAGAAGGAGGCAGGCTTCCGGGGGACTCTATTCCAAAATTCAGCTTAAACAGACAAGCATGTGGGGGCCTCGAATTGTTCCGTCTCTTCCTGCGTCACTCTTTGAGCCAGGAAAagttggggggggtggggagtatttgggagagaaaaaaaaaagaacataaaacaaACCAGCTGGAGATTGAGCTTACACCCCTCCCTCAAAAGCAGAGACATTAATTTCGGAGcagctgagtgaagtaagcagtagTGGTGGCGGCAGCAGAGAGATGCATCCATCCCCCGGCAGCCGGCAGCTCCCAGGGTCTCTTTGCTTCCTACTCCTGGTCTCCTGGGCTCTGGCCACGGCAGCCCTCCCCCTGGAAGATGGCCTCCCCGGGAAAGGCAACAAGGTAAGTGAGGGCAAGTGGGAAAGCACTTCTCCCTGTTGCTTTGGCAACTTTGGAAAGCCCCTTACCTTTGTTCGTTTTTGGTTTTCTGTTCTTAATTCTCTTGCATGTGGGTTTGGCCACAACTCTGGTCTCACCAGCATCCCCATTCCTGACTTTCTGACTTTCACCTTGTGTAACTCCCCACacagtctctgggcctcagtttcctcatcagtaaaatgagagggatgatcTGGCATCTAGAttctagatggcttctgaggtcttgTCCAGATGCTAAGACCCTCTATGATCCCATATCCCCATGGCAGATTCTgtgggtttgatttttttttttgcacttccctctcctctcttctatgagaatctttttcttcccttggAGGGTTGAAAAAGTTGGTCAttcctccacttcctcttctgCCAGCTTCCTGCCAAGACTCCAGCCTTCCTAGTCCTCAACACCCAGAAGGGACAGTGTCCTGGAAAATTCTTAGGCAATGTGTGCCCCCAGTGACAGAAGCCTAGACAAAGACCACcaaagtgtgtgtgggggaggtCTGCAGAAGATCCCCAGggaagtttcttcctctgaacaaCTGATAACTCCTTGTTAcagaggaaaaacttcctaacgaGAGCTAGCTAAAAAAGAAATGGACTGCCTTGACActagtgagctccctgtcactggaggtcttcaagcaaaaggtgaatgaccacttgttggggatgTTGTACACATGATTCTTGGTCAGGTACAGGTTGAACTGGATGGGAAGAGAGGGATCTTGCAGCTCTGGGCTCCTGGGATTCATTAATCATGGTAGacattccccacccccagctaATCAACCTTAAGTCTTCAGCTTTAGTGTCTGCTTAGTAAAACTCCAGAGGAGAACACAGCTGCTGAAACCTTTATCTAGGGCTCCGAAATGTTCAATGAGAGTCGCCCAGTCTATTCTCAGCCGCCGCTGTGTGTGTGAATCACACACATGCTTCGGAAATGTTAATTTATAGAGTAAATGTTCTCTCTGGTAGAAACTGACATCATTAAATTCCCCATTGAGAATCTTAAAATTTACAAggtgatttatttttcatttttccctctatttttcctGTTTGAAAAAGTTCCAAGAGAGAGTACATAAACTTGGCcattaaaaatggatttttctctAAAATCACAGGCAGTGTTCAGGCCGCTCATTTATCATTCCAGCATCTTTTGCTGCCTGGCAGGGAATAGACTTTCGTAGGGAATCTGGAAAAAAGCTAGAAtagaatgttgagaactgaaataATTATAATCAGTAGGGACCATAGaaggtcaatttttttaaaattaaactctgAATAGAAAGGGTCCTCAGAGAACATCTATTCCAACTCAGACCTGACCAACAATTCCAAATGCAGTATCCCTATGTCATGCACTCACTACTTGCAGATTTCCAGGGTACCTTCCCACCTCGCTCATCAAACTTTGGGATATTTCTAATTGTTGGGAAGCTTTTCCTTGCATTATATTTAGcattccatcttctccagctGAAGATTCTCCCACATTCATTCCTTAAAAGTATTTCTCTCTTGTATGAAAGTTCTTATGTCTATTAAGGTCCCCATCATTCATGATAGGTATGGAcatagcatttattaaaatgtgtttattaaagCTTCCATTCAGAGCAAGTTTTCATGTTCACTGAATCAGAGAACAATTGTGGGTATCTCTTAAGTATTcaattttccctcctttttctttactCCAAATGTGTGTTCTGATTAAGAACCTCAAAAAGTAAGAGGGAAAAATGTCTGCTGTGTTGTGAAAgttattcttttccttccctctagaACTTCTCAGATGTTCTTaaccctttgtgtgtgtgtgtcctggaaCCCTTTGGCTAGTccagtgaaacctatggacccctctcagaataatgcttactgcctaaaataaaatacaaagaattaccaaagaaatgaattctattgaaatagtgttatcaaaatcctttaaaaacaagttcacagacctcaggttaaggatccctgcaggtttaaacaaagcactttcttttcttgatttcatTATTAAAGGAGCAACGTAAAATAACCATTTCTCCTGTTTTCAGTGTCTGGTAGACTAAGCTCCCCCAAGCTTTTCTGTTCCAAGAGCATCTTTCTCTAAGTGGGGAGTGGTGGTTTTCTCAGGCTGAgttagggttttgttttattttgttttgtttttgactagAACTGAGATAGCGACAGGGTTGGGCCCTtccagtatggaaactccctccacggATGAAGACCAGCAACTAGCAACTCAGAGTTTTAGGGAGTTGCTTGGGATCAGTGAGAGGTCAAGCGACTTGGTCGCACAGCCAAGATTTGTCAGAGGCAGCACTGGACCCCAGTCCTGACTTCACGGCTGGCTTCCTTCCCATCCACTACTCTGGGGTACCCCTCATAGAGGTAGAtgacttattttctttcatccaacCCCCAGTAATCGCTGCTTGCTCCTTTTTTCAAAGCCCCTGCAGGAGGTGGTGGAAGGAAAGAGCAGCGACCTCctgactttccttttctctttgtacGACTGGACCTCCCGCGGCGGAGAGATGCCTCTGGCGGGGGGCGACGAGATGGAGTTCTCCAAGCGAGACGGAAGGGCTCTTTCTAACCAAGCCCCGCCTCGGGATAAAACCCCCTGCAAGAATTTCTTCTGGAAGACCTTCTCCTCCTGCTGAGAGATTCCGGCATGCTCCTGTCGTGCGCAGCTGCCCCGATCAACAGctggaataaaaatgaaatggatacgGGGCGGCGATGTCCCTTATTTGTGAATGTGGTCGTCTTGTCCTGTATGGTGTAAGAGTTTGTTTTTGTCTCCCTTACAATAAAGCATATGGACCGAAATTTCTGGTGGTGCTGTGTTTAATATCAAGCCCAGATGGAATGTTTAAAAGGACGTTAGCTGTACTGATAAGACTATTAAATGCAGCCTTATAGTTTTCCTTCAGTACATGTCACTTGTTTGTAGGAATGTGGTCTGGTAACTTGGGCCACTTTTGGTGGTGTAGTGGGAAAAGTTCTTGacagggaggcaggaaggaaccGAGTTCACGAAGATCCTGGGCcgtgagactttgggcaagtccctttactttgaacaacttcagtttcctaatctgtaaattgggaataataattcTCACTGTGACTACCTTAAGGTGTATAAGTGTAGCTACAGAGAACTGACTTAAgtgttagaaagacctgggttcaagtcccacctgtgtgaccatgtgaccctgggtaccACCACCATAAGTTACAATTCAGTCACAGATCTGCATGGCATTGATGGAGGGAGTAACCTTCCTTGGGAATTCTCTGTATGAGTGAAACCACGAATGCAACTACAAACAGTCTCCCTATCTCacagaaaacattttggaaacaCTGAATAGACATATTTATATTACATGCATAATATTAACATATGATAATACATAACtgtctatataatatatacctatatgtatacatctatatataatatacatacctatatacatatatgtatatgaaatatatacctgtatgtatgtgtacatgtgtttacatacacatatatatatacacacatacatgtatacctatatatatatatatatatatgtatgtatcttattCTGCTTTATCTTTCATCCAACACAATGTACCTGATAACTAGGTGTTGGAGGCTGTGGTttcaggaggagagaatgaggctggtgactctctgcactgccctccctcacttaaatccaattcacttgctagtcatgacatctccttcctgatatcctcttcaagaaggaaggactaAGAATGAACACCAACTAAGGAACAGTTTATTGTTTAAATTTTATGATCttcctttgttttaaaatagCAAGGACATAGCCTCATTTACAAATAATTGGAATTGATTTACTCTCTAGAATATTGCTTTTATCGGGCAGGATACTCAAAGTCTGCTTGTTTCGAACATGTAGTACCTGAAGGCATCCCCCAACAATCTGCAGGCAGGTCCCCCAGGGAATCGTTACTTGCAAGTTCAGGGCACTCTGTGGGTTCACATCTCCCCAAACCTTGGATCACAAGCCCCCACCGATATGTTTACTTTTAATAGTCAGCCGGAGGGAACAATTCATTCTAAGCAAAAGCATCAGATGAAGTGGTACAGTAGGAAGTTAAGAAAAGTAACAAAACATTTACCCCCATCGACCAGGGATCTggtctcccacaaatacacacattggTGGAAAGGATGGAAACAGGAAGAAACATGAAGTGCATACATGTAGGGACCATGTGTACCCAGGACAGACACGAAGAatgtagacagaaagaaaattgtagggCCAATGTGTACATTTGGATGTTTCAAGGAGCACACTTGGAAAGGCAACTCTTGCCTTTACTCTCTCTGCTCCCCACTGGTCTTAGAGTCTCCAAATCCTTGCTGGACACTGCTTAGCCAGACACTCCATTGCCAGCTTCTGGCTCAGCTGAAATCCACGGTTGTCTCCAGTCAGTGGGAGAGCAGGTGCTATAATGTACTTTCAGTATAAACCTCATAGGCTTTTCTCAGctcttttagggaaaaaaaagcccAGACCATCACCAGAAATTAGCAAACTCCATTCAGAGATCTAACTACTGAAGTGTCTAGCATTCCTAGAAGGGGACCTTGGCTCCTTGAAGCAAATGAGCAAGGTCCTTCCAACTAACCAATGCCCTCTATCTTTAGACTTTTCTTCCTAGTCTTCCTAACCTTGAACCCCTCTGTCCCAATCttcagtccttgccctcaagggcaactaggtggtgcagtggatagagcaccagtgcaggagtcaggaggacctgagttcaaatctcacctcagacacttgacactcactagctgtgtgaccttgggcaagtcacttaaccccaactgcctcatcctgggtcatctccagtcatcccgatgaatatctgctcactggattcagatggctctggaggagaagtggggctggtgaactgcacagccctccctcactcaaaacaaagtcaagtgcaagtcatgtcatcatttctctgacatcatggtcttcttcttcggcaacgaaggatgaacacagaccttgccctcaaggaccttatatttgaatgggggagacaacatgtaaataagtaCATACGCACCATATACATACAGAGAAGACGGAAGGGTATCTGAtagggggaggggtaggaagaaactaaggaatctctcctgtagaaggtgagatttgaactgagtcttgaaggaagctggggaaatccagagtatgtgaaggagaggaaagtatcatttatatatataatgctttgcaaatgttacctcatttgatcttcacaacaaccctggcaggtagatgccattattatcctcattttacagataaggaaactgaggcaaacagaaattaagtgacatgcccaggatcatacaggcagtaagtgtctgagataggatttgatttggatcttcctgactccaacatttTACCTACTGAGGCACCTAGAAAGACAAGGAGGAGCCAAATTATGAAAAACCTAAAGGACATTGACATGTCTATAAGATACCTTCCCTCATTCTCCATGGTGCTAATGCTTTTCctctcttgatttccaatttatcctgtatatagtgtgtttgttcatatttgtttgcacattgtcttctccattagattataaactccttaagggcaaaaattgtcttttgcctttctttgtatcctcaatgtttAGCTGCACAATGTttagcctggcatatagtaggagtttaataaatgtttattgactgaaaggCTGACTTACTAGGGGTGGATATATAGATCTCtgaatcatctgcatagacatAGTCATTGAACCCATAGTAGCTCctgagatcaccaagcaagacAGTATTTAGTAATGAGCGAAAAGGAAAAGGGTCCAAGACTGAAGGCCTGGAAGATACCCAAGGTTAGTGAGTGTGACATGgaggaagaaccaggagaatagaGTGTCCAAAACATAAAGAGGAGAGATGACCAAGAGGAGAGGGTGGTCAGCTGTTTCTCAGACTGCAGAGAGGCCAAGAATGAGGTCTGAGAAAAAGCTTTTGGATCTGATGATTAAGAGATCTTCGTTACCTTCCATCTCCCCAAGTAAGTGAAAAGTGAAAAGGCAAAGGTAGAAAGCCATGGCCAGAGGGTAAGACCATGgtcttttccttgttctttgtCTCATTCCTGACCTTTTTGTGTGCAGATACAGCTCACCCAAAGACCTGGGCAGCATTCCCTTATAGCAGATAATtttagggaaggaagaaaggaaaggagggagaaaggaaggagaggagggaggaaaggaagaaagagagagaggaaggaagggcagaaggaatgaagagggaaaagaaggaaggaggagggcggaaggaaagaagtaaggaaaagagaggggaaggaaaagaagaagggagggaaggaggaaaggaaaagagaggaaggaaagaaggaagaaaagaaaggatgaagaaaaaggagTGAGGGAAGGGAAACCTCTAGTTTCTACTTGTATAAGTTCAACTAATTTTATACTATATTAATTGTCTGAGTCAGCTTTTCCTCTGAGTTAGTTTAAAGTTACAAGTTAATTTGTTATCATTTCCAAAAAGAAATATTGTCCATCCTTACTTATCCTTGTACAATTAATGAGGGTCTATCTCCCTAATAAACCCTTCTAGGCACTAGGGAGTATGCTAATAACAAAGTCTGCAAGATGCTGATGAATTCCATAAAACAATTAATATTCCTTAATTGTCAGAGAGGGGTGGTGACTAACCCCACATGGGTATGCTAGCCCAATTTCTTTAACATAACCAATCATATTGTCCCCCACTTGACTGTAACCAATTGCATTGTCCTCACCCAACTGTACTCCCCAAAACTATATGAAGGCTGATGAACTCTGCCAAGGGGTCTTTGGTCATTGAGAGAGGCCATTGACCCAATTTACTGCTAGTCTAACTAATAAACTGATCATGTTCAGACCATTGtctctcagtttaccttaatttacAAACAtacagaaggaagaggaaaggcagaatggaataaatgaaaggaaggagaggatgagggaagggaggaaggaaagaaataaaaagaggaaagaagaggaggaaaggagggaagaaagtttttattaaacacctgttatGTGCTATgctaatatgtaaaaatattttacaaatatttcatttgatcctggaaagTAGAtactatcatcctcattttataggaagggaaactgaggctgagagaaatgaAGCAATTTCTAAGCTATTAATTGATTAGATTCACTCACGAGGCTTGAATCTTCAGTACTAATTGGAATTTTTAGTAACAGAGGTTAGAGCTGACAAATTCTAGCAATGAGTGActtcataatttcaaattataGCACTTTGCTGAAGGTAAAGTTGAATCCTGGGAAAAGTGGTGAAGGCTGAGGGAGGGGGCAGTGCCATTTTCTCCACTTTGCCGGATACCAAGGGAACAGACTCACTGAAATGAGCTCTGCTGACCCTTCCATTCCATTGGTTTCAGCAGAGCTGAACTTGTACTCCTCTTAATTACTTACCAAGCTGAATAAAGCCATAATATGTCTGGAGAACATTAACAGCACCCACATTCCCATACCCAGCAAGTTTAGCAGAATAGTAACTGGGTCAGTGCGCTGGTGGAAGATGCTTACTTGAAAGGACAGCTAACCTTCAGAACTTCCTCATCGGAAGATTTTGCTGTGCTGATGGCCATTATGATGGCTGTTGGATGTCAATGGACCATGTGGTCATTAATAGCCTCATAAGGTCATGGACTTTATAATAATAGCAGGAAAGCGGCAGGGTTGATGCTACTTTTCCTGGAATCCTCCTGGCAATCCTAGGCCTGTTTGGCATATGAGATGAGAGCCTTAGCTTCAAGAAATAAGGGGATGATAATCCTTCTCTCAGTGAATAAAGgactgggccttgagtcaggagagacctgagttcaaatcctgtctcagacactgcctcgttgtgtgactctgggcaaaacaTTTCACTTCTGCCTgctccactttcctcatctgtaaaatggggcagctAGTATATGGAAGGACACCAAGTTAATGCATGCTATGACTATCGATCAAGGGAACTAGGGATGTTTcaagtggaaaagagaagattcaagGGAGCATGATAACtgcctttaagtatttgaagggctgtggTGTAGAGGATTAGTCTGGTTCCATTTGACCCCAAAGAGCAGAGCTAgtagcctggggtggggggggggacaGCAGCAACAGGCAGACTTTAGTCTGTTGACAAGAAGAAATTCCTCCCCATGAGAACTGCAAAAGTGGCCTGGGCTTCCTCCAGAGGTCATTTTCGGTGCAAGTGTGCTCCTTCTCATCAGAGGTCCACACAATCGATCAGTCCTTCCTTGAGTCactcaagtgattttcctaaaatgagggTCCAGCTGCGTCACACACATCCTGCCCccctaaactccagtggctcctcatCACCTTCAGGggcaaatacaaaattcttcaTTTAAGATTCGAAAAGTCCTTCCTAACCTAACTCCTCTTACTTTTCCAGCCTTCTAATACCTTACTCTCCAATGACACGGGCCTCCTGGCCAATCCAagaacaagactctccatctctcagctctgggcattctctctggcagTCCCCTGTGCCTGCAATGATCTCCTTCCTCTGTTCTGACTACTGACTCTGACTACTAAAaccccacctcctacaggaaatcTTCCCACTCCCTCTTAAttacagtgccttccctctgttaattatttcctacatagcttgtttgtatgtatttctttgcatgtcatctccctcattagatttttaagctccttgagggcagggcgatcttgtgcctctttttgtagctctagtgcttggcacactgcctggcacatactagacaataaatgtttattgatttattatcacatgctaagcactggggatagggataaggatatgaactggccctataatttcattcatttaagaCCCTCCCTCTGTCAAGGCAGGTGGATAACTTCTCTGCAGCTTAAGCCAGAGGTACCTATAccactaaaaggttaagtgacttgcccagggtcactccaTTGGGatatgtcagagataggacttgaaccaaCTCATCCTCATTCTGTGGCCAGCACTGGTAGGATACAAAGATAAGCAATggaatccttgtcctcaagaagcttataatctaagggAAGAGAATACACATAAGTGCTTTCAAagtaaataaaaggtaattttgGGAAGGGGGCATGAGCAGCTAGAGGTGGGTGGGATCTGGATGAGGCTTATGGAGGAGAGGGTGCTGATGAGTCCTTTGTTGGCCATGTTATGATGGGAAGGGTTTTTCAGATATCAGTTGGGTTAGAGAACATCCTGGTCTCTTCCAACCCAGAAATTCTGTAATTAAAAAAGCCACTTTATTTGCTCCATGTTATGGAATTGATTTAATGAGCAATCTCACTAATTGACTTAAATTACAGTGTAAAAATAATTACTTGATATTTGCCTTTAAAATACTCCAATGGGTTTATCATCTCATCCACAAGGACACTTCCTGTCACAAGACAGATTGAAGCCCATGTGCCTTTGGATTCTGGCTACATTCTCCTGTCAAGTCATCTCAGGAGACCGAGTCAGTGTCCTGGGGACCAATTCCCTTGATATTGCTTGAATACCAGCAGGGGATAGGAACTTTCCATCAGtttatccttcctcaaaagagtagggaaaaataaatatctttttttaaaccaataaaaagaaattgaactccAATCAACAGGCCACTGGTAGTATAATGGAAATAGTTGtaaatttggaggcagaaaaagggTCATAGTTCAAAAAATTTCAGCCCTTACACTAgctacaagtcacttaacttttggggggtctcactttctttgtctataaaaacAAGTTGgtctttctacctctaaattGGTTACCCTATAATCCATAGTATAACAATACTagagtatatatataaaatagtatGATAATAccagagaacagataatgaaacataaaTCCTTCCTGTTGGCAGAGATCACTAGGACTGAAGGTTATACACAATTTCAGACACAATGATTATATTAGGTATTTTTTGCTTCACTTATTGTTTCTTACGAAGGAGTGTTCATCTTcatgaagagaagggagggtaatTCCCAGAAATGATTgttacattaaaaacaaaagacataagtAAAActtgttaaaataaattaaaatacataaaatcttttcaattagattaaaaaattaaacttgtACTTTTCGTTGTTAAAACAAGTGCATGTAAAGTTTTACCATGAGAGATATCAAAATTCCAAAGACTCACCCTACTGTAGGGTCTATTGAGATTcatttccagttcattttctttccaaTAAAGAAAGTGCTTGGTACTAACGTCAGTTCTTGAGTGTTGAAGAGCTGGCTGTGACGTGAGCACTCAGCAATCATCCCCTTCATAATGCCACAGAATAAATCACACAAACTCAATTAAATTTCAGGGTTATGAATGAATCATTTCAGAATTGTATGTTGGTTGATGaggttttaagaaaatcactgaaGTCAAACTATTGGGTGGAATATTCTCAAGCACCTGGATTCATCAGAGAGCATTGAAATGAGAAACTATGGTTTGGGAGCAGTCACTTCCTCTGTGGATGTAAGAAAGCACGTTTTCATTCTCTGGATCAATTCACTCTAAAGTGAGAAATCATTTGAgaatgaaaaagcagaaaaattcattttccctCCTAGATTGAATAAACAGGAAGAGGAAGGTGGGACCAGCTGCAGGATGGACGATCCCCTCCTTCTTACTGACCTCTCTGACTCACTCTAATTTATTTCTGCTTAAGTGGTCCCTAACAACTCTTATTTATAACTAAAAGTAATTAAGTGTTTGCAAATTCATGGGCTTGTTTTGTTAAAGTAATTGTTTGGAGAAAAGTATATAAAATgcttacttctttttttctcagttggttggcttttttttcttgataCTTTAATTGGAAAATCCAGCAACCATGTCAGAAATAGTTCTTAATAGGCTTGATTGACCCTTTGGACATTGGCTTACCTCCCAAAGGCTTTGAAACTGACTCTTGAAATTCCTGCTGGTATTGAACTCAA
Proteins encoded:
- the CORT gene encoding cortistatin isoform X1; its protein translation is MSAETLISEQLSEVSSSGGGSREMHPSPGSRQLPGSLCFLLLVSWALATAALPLEDGLPGKGNKPLQEVVEGKSSDLLTFLFSLYDWTSRGGEMPLAGGDEMEFSKRDGRALSNQAPPRDKTPCKNFFWKTFSSC
- the CORT gene encoding cortistatin isoform X2, which codes for MSETLISEQLSEVSSSGGGSREMHPSPGSRQLPGSLCFLLLVSWALATAALPLEDGLPGKGNKPLQEVVEGKSSDLLTFLFSLYDWTSRGGEMPLAGGDEMEFSKRDGRALSNQAPPRDKTPCKNFFWKTFSSC
- the CORT gene encoding cortistatin isoform X3, which produces MHPSPGSRQLPGSLCFLLLVSWALATAALPLEDGLPGKGNKPLQEVVEGKSSDLLTFLFSLYDWTSRGGEMPLAGGDEMEFSKRDGRALSNQAPPRDKTPCKNFFWKTFSSC